The Christiangramia forsetii KT0803 DNA segment TTGTACTACCGTTAGATCTTCAAAAGACTCGTTAAAAGCTTTGATACTCCCAATAGAGATCGAATGTTCACCCCCAAATAAAGTAACAAACTTGTCCTGCTTAATATAGTTTTTGGTGGTCTTATAAACAGCTTCCACCATCTTTTCCGGAGAAGAATCTTCGGTTACAGGAGGAGCAAGGTAAATACCTTGTCTGTAAACCTCACTTCGAGTCTCAATATCGTACAGCTCCATATTTTCGGAGGCGTTTAAAAATGCCTCAGGGCCTTTATCGGCACCTTTTTGCCAGGTACTGGTCCCATCATAGGGAACAGGAATCAATACCACTTTTGCTTCGTCTATACGAGCGTGTTTATCGGGTATCCCGGCATAATTCTTTTTGCTCATGGCTAATTGAATTGATTAGTTAGTTGATCTTTAAAGTTATAAATATTATTTGTTTCTATCATAACCCAAAATATTCAGCATGTCTTCATGGTTTTGCTCCTCACTGAACAGGCGGGTGTTTAATTGGCCATTTTCATCTTTGTTTATCAAAATATGTTTCGGCTGCGGAATTAAACAATGCTGTAATCCACCAAAACCACCAATAGTATCCTGGTAAGCTCCGGTATTAAAAAATCCTATGTATAAAGGCTTTTCCTTTTTGAATTTTGGAAGGTAAATGGCATTTGTGTGTTGTTCAGAATTATAATAATCGTCACTATCACAGGTAAGCCCACCTAAAAGTACCCTTTCATATTCATCATTCCAGCGATTCACCGCCAGCATCACAAATTTCTTGCTGATCGCCCAGGTATCTGGCAAAGTGGTAATGAAAGATGAATTGATCATATTCCATTTTTCACGATCGTTCTGTTGTTTCTGATATAAAACTTCATAGATCGCTCCCCCACTTTCTCCTACGGTAAAGCTTCCAAATTCAGTAAAAATATTTGGAACGTCAACTTCAGCATCATCACAGGTTAGTTTAATGTGATTGATGATCTCATCAACCATATAAGCATAATCATATTCGAAAGCCAGGGAGTTTTTAATAGGAAAACCACCACCAATATTCAGGCTGTCCAGGTGTGGCGCAACCTTTTTTAGTGCAATGTAAACTTTTAAACATTTATTTAATTCGTTCCAGTAATAGGCCGTATCACGAATCCCGGTATTGATGAAAAAATGTAGCATTTTCAATTCTACCTGATCGTTTTCCTTGATCTGCTTATTGTAGAACGGGACAATGTTTTTGTATCCTATTCCAAGTCTGGAAGTATAAAATTCGAATTTTGGTTCTTCTTCAGAAGCGATCCGAATTCCCACCTGGAATTTGTCATCGATCTTTTCTGAAAGCAGGTCTAATTCTTCATAATTGTCAATTATAGGAAGGCAGTTCTTATGCCCGCCATTTAATAACCGACTGATATTTTCTATATATTGATCTCTTTTGAAACCATTACAAATTACCCATCTGTCATCTGAAATTTTCCCCGCTTTTTTCAGCTTCTCCACAATATTAATGTCGAATGCAGAAGAAGTTTCAATATGAATATCATTTTTAAGAGCTTCATTTAAAACATGCTCAAAATGGGAGCTTTTGGTACAATAACAATAATTGTAAGATCCCTTATAATCATGCTTTTCAATGGCTGATTTAAACCAGTCTTTAGCACGATTTATATTTTGAGATATCTTTGGTAAGTAGGTAAATTTTAAAGGAGCTCCATATGTTCGAACTAATTCCATAAGGTCTATATCATGGAATTTTAATTCGGCTCCGTCCAGATTGAATTCTTCCTGAGGGAAGTAATAAGTCTGGTCTATTAGATCGCTGTATTTAGTATTCAATTTCCTAAAAAGATTTAAGGCTAAAAATTAGATAATAATTTATAGGGTCGAAAGAATCAACTGGTAAATTAATGTTAAGAATAAAATCTGATAACCCGTTTATCTGATCAAAAAGATGATGACCATTAGGGGTTTGAAATGCTGAAGTAACTTCAGACTTAAAAGGAAAAATTCTGTCCAATTAAATAAAATCCAAAAGAAACTATCTACAAAGTCAAAATTTCGTCAAGCTGAAATAAATTCAGGAAGACGCTTTTTTACTTTTTAGACTGCTTCGGTTTTTGACTAAGTAAATGTATTAAAAAAACAGAATGGAAAACCTAAAAATATAATTAATGCATCCCGAGGTTTATTACCTCTTGTTTAGTAAGATTACGATGTCTTCCGCGAGGTAGATCTTTCTTGGTAAGACCGCCAAAAACAACACGATCCAGGCTCTCTACTTCATAACCTAAACTTTTGAAAATACGTGTTACAATATGTTCTTTAATGCTGTAAAGTTCAATGCCTACTTCATTATGAGGCTTGTCTTCAATAAAGCTTATACTAGTAATGAGTACTTTGGAACCTTCAATATAAACACCTTTCTCAATGCCTTCGAGGTCTTCCTTAGTTAAATTTTTATTTAGAGTGACCTGATATATCTGTCTGATCCCATTCTTTGGTTTAGCCAGTTTCTTTGCAAGCGTGCCATCATTTGTGAAAAGCAAAAGGCCTTTTGCCTGATTATCCAGTTTCCCTACCGGACTTACTTTAGCGCTGGTAGTTCTTGCAACTAGCTCCATAACAGTTTTCCCACCTTTTTCGGGGTTTCCGGTCACAAAAAAGCCTGCAGGTTTATTAAGCAGAATATATTCCGGCTTTTCCGGGTTTAATCTTCTTCCGTCAAAGCGTACATCATCTTCCAGCTTTACACGGTACCCCATTTCTGTAATAGATTTACCATTTACGGTAACATTTCCGGCTGCGATATACATGTCGGCATCACGACGAGAACAAACCCCGGAATTAGCAATGTATTTATTTAGACGAATCCCGTCAGAATTCGTTAACGGGCTTTTCTCCATTTTTGGTTTCACTGGCGCATTTCCACGGGCATGAGATTTTTTTCTTTCTCCACCACCTTGTCTTCCGCTCTGTTTTCCACTCGAAGATCTATCGCCCCTGCTACCTGAAGATTTATTGTTTCTGTTGCCCGAAGATCTGTCGTTTCTACTCATCGCTAAATTTTTTGCAAAGATACATTATCCCCAATGAGCAAGCTAAGTATTTGAGAAAAGTTTTAGGATGAGCGGGTTATCCTAAAATACCCGGTTTAGAACTTCATCAATATCAATTAATAAGATGCTGAAAACCCCTGTAACGATAATTAGTTTTAGAATGTTATGAAGTAAGAGGTACTGCCATTTTGCTTTGCTGAAATAAAGCATTAGAAGAAAGATCACCAACAGTATAAAAGAAGCATAGAAATAATAATCCATATATCCTGTTTCAAACTTGGTAACCAAAAGAAAAATAGGAATTATTGCCAGGACGCTACAAACAGACAGAAAAAATTTACTCCATTTTTCTCCATATACAAGAGGGATCGTTTGATAATTCTGGACAAGATCTCCCTGCATATTTTCCAGATCTTTTACAAGCTCCCGCATTACAATCATCAGGTAAAGAAAGGTAGCATGGATAAATATTACGGTTTCGAAATTCTTGTAATAAACGAAAATCACAAAAAACGGAGTGATCGTTAAAATGGAGGCAACAAGATTACCCAGAAAAATAATCTTTTTGAGACGGTGTGAATACAGCCAGATAATAAAAATATATATAGAAAAGAAGACTACGGCTCTAAACGAAACATAGCTGGCAAAAAAGATTGCCGCAAAATTTAGAATAAAATATACAGATAATTTGGTTCGCTGACTAACCACACGATCCAGCATCGTTTTTTTAGGCCTGTTGATAAGGTCTTTTTCGCTATCGTAAAAGTTATTGATAATATAACCGGAAGCGATCACACTTGAAGATGCCAGAATCAAAAAGAAAAGGTTGGCATCAAAAAGAACCTCCCTAAGGGGTTTATCATGAGCCAGTATAAAAGCCGAAGTCAGGTATTGAGCTATGGCAACCACCAGAATGTTGTAACCTCTGACTACAGAAAAAAGACTGAAAATCTTCAGTAGCAAGCGCTTATTCGCAGTGGAAGG contains these protein-coding regions:
- a CDS encoding arginine decarboxylase; protein product: MNTKYSDLIDQTYYFPQEEFNLDGAELKFHDIDLMELVRTYGAPLKFTYLPKISQNINRAKDWFKSAIEKHDYKGSYNYCYCTKSSHFEHVLNEALKNDIHIETSSAFDINIVEKLKKAGKISDDRWVICNGFKRDQYIENISRLLNGGHKNCLPIIDNYEELDLLSEKIDDKFQVGIRIASEEEPKFEFYTSRLGIGYKNIVPFYNKQIKENDQVELKMLHFFINTGIRDTAYYWNELNKCLKVYIALKKVAPHLDSLNIGGGFPIKNSLAFEYDYAYMVDEIINHIKLTCDDAEVDVPNIFTEFGSFTVGESGGAIYEVLYQKQQNDREKWNMINSSFITTLPDTWAISKKFVMLAVNRWNDEYERVLLGGLTCDSDDYYNSEQHTNAIYLPKFKKEKPLYIGFFNTGAYQDTIGGFGGLQHCLIPQPKHILINKDENGQLNTRLFSEEQNHEDMLNILGYDRNK
- a CDS encoding pseudouridine synthase; the protein is MSRNDRSSGNRNNKSSGSRGDRSSSGKQSGRQGGGERKKSHARGNAPVKPKMEKSPLTNSDGIRLNKYIANSGVCSRRDADMYIAAGNVTVNGKSITEMGYRVKLEDDVRFDGRRLNPEKPEYILLNKPAGFFVTGNPEKGGKTVMELVARTTSAKVSPVGKLDNQAKGLLLFTNDGTLAKKLAKPKNGIRQIYQVTLNKNLTKEDLEGIEKGVYIEGSKVLITSISFIEDKPHNEVGIELYSIKEHIVTRIFKSLGYEVESLDRVVFGGLTKKDLPRGRHRNLTKQEVINLGMH
- a CDS encoding geranylgeranylglycerol-phosphate geranylgeranyltransferase; this translates as MPSTANKRLLLKIFSLFSVVRGYNILVVAIAQYLTSAFILAHDKPLREVLFDANLFFLILASSSVIASGYIINNFYDSEKDLINRPKKTMLDRVVSQRTKLSVYFILNFAAIFFASYVSFRAVVFFSIYIFIIWLYSHRLKKIIFLGNLVASILTITPFFVIFVYYKNFETVIFIHATFLYLMIVMRELVKDLENMQGDLVQNYQTIPLVYGEKWSKFFLSVCSVLAIIPIFLLVTKFETGYMDYYFYASFILLVIFLLMLYFSKAKWQYLLLHNILKLIIVTGVFSILLIDIDEVLNRVF